The Coffea arabica cultivar ET-39 chromosome 6e, Coffea Arabica ET-39 HiFi, whole genome shotgun sequence genome contains the following window.
AACTCATAAAGACATTGAGCCTCATATTTCTGTGTTTAGATTTGAAACTGCAATAAAAAATAACACTAAAGTTAAAACTGAACTTATTTGAGCTTTATTCTGGTTAAATTTGCATCAAGCCAATGAAAACTTGAGCTTCAATAGCCAAGATAAGCTTCAAATTTGACAGAAATCTGTATTAGGTGAATAATCACTGAAGATCTATTGATAGAATATTTCTTGGCATGGTGAAAATTATAATGTGTCCTTTGCAGATGAATTTGATTGCTAAACTGAATCATCCCTACATTGTGGAGTACAAAGATGCTTGGGTAGACAAGGTATTAGTTGGTTTCCTCATATTAGACTTTTATGGGACTGAAGTCCACCATCAATATTCCTTTTCAATTGAACAATTCTTGCTGAAGTTGGGTATTGGAGAAGCCTTAACTTGTAAAATATTGCACAGGGTTGCTTCATATGCATCGTCACCAACTATTGTGAAGGTGGAGACATGTAAGTATCATTCTTAAATAGGACTGACATGTTGAGTAATGCTCCCTatccttcctctctctctctgccaTTGCCGATTCCTACCTCATATCCCAACATTACACCAATTGTGCTCTAGAAATTTTGATTTCATGATCATCTTCTTGTAAAACAGTTTTGCTAAACGAATTGTTcaatcctttttcctttttgttttttaccagGCGAGGGGTGGGGTTTAAGAAGCGGAGAGGGGGGAGGGAAGGTGTGAACCCAAGACCTCTAATTCCTAGGGCCTCAACCTTAGCCACTAGGCCAAGGCCTCCTTGGTCGAATTGTTTAATAATTCTGGAGGAATCGTAAGGGGAGATGGGGGATGTTTAACTTGCAAATTTTGTAACTAGTAAAAGTCTTTCTAATGTGAGTTCTTTTTTGTATGGTTCCAGATGTTTTTCCAATAGCTTATTCTAGAAAGATTGCATAGGTGTTCAACTGTTCCAAGTATTAGGTCTAGGAGATTACAAATTGGGTAGTGGGCTGAAGAATTTATATTCATATCTACTGTCTCTGGGAATGAATTACTCTTGAGGTGATTATGGTTTTGGATGAGCAGGGCTGAGATTATCCGGAGAGCTCGAGGAGCACTTTTTCCAGAGGAGGTAACCAGATAAAATTGCATGTAATTGAAGTTCCTTCACCCCAACTTTTGTTCACTTACCCAGTATTTCTTGTTATTGATTCATAGAAACTCTGCAAATGGCTGACTCAGCTTTTACTGGCTTTGGACTATTTGCATTCCAATCGCGTCCTGCATAGGGATCTTAAGGTACAGTGTAAAGCAATTATCAGATTGAAGGAATAATCAGTAGTTTGAAAGTTTAAACCATTCTGACCTGAGGTTAATTGACTCCAGTTATCAAACATATTCCTGACAAAGGAGAATAATATCCGTCTTGGTAAGGGGCCCAAAACTAGGGTGCTTTATAACCAATAGTTTCTATTTGTATCTGATCAGATTTGGTCATAAATGACTTATGCAGGTGACTTTGGATTGGCAAAACTGCTTGATGAAGAAGGCCTGGCTTCCTCGGTACGAATATACTTTGTCCACCTGGACATGAGTTCTTTTTATTCTTCTGTACCAGCTTACTCTATACCACCTTGAACAAGCGACACTCAGCTTGCCATTAGGTTTCCCTTATGCACGCAGACAGGCCCATCCAACAcagaaacacacacacacacacacacacacagagccTTGCTACCCAAGAAGTGGTAGAGATGTTCCAGACTCTGTTTGTAATCTAATCACTTTCTTCATATTGCAACAAATTAGCTAGGGTGTTGTTTGTTTACTGTAATTACTTTTGGTTATGTGGAATCCTTGTTCTAAAATGAGATAGCCAATTCAAATGTTTGCCTCAACCTTTTACTGAGCTGGTGCTTGAAAACAGGTCGTTGGTACTCCAAACTACATGTGCCCTGAGCTCCTCACTGATATACCTTATGGCTACAAATCTGATATATGGTCACTTGGTGAGGAACAACGATGAAAGAATACATCCTTTCATATATTCAATCGCGTATCACTATAATTGACATCATTTTTCCATTTCAGGTTGCTGTATGTTTGAGATTGCTGCTCATCAAGCTGCATTTAGAGCTCCTGTAAGTTTAAATTTATGTTCTTAGATTAAAATGACATGTCATGGAGAGCAAAGTAATAAGCCACTAGTGATGTACTCACTAGAACTGAATCTAACAGGACATGACTGGACTTATTAACAAGATCAACAGATCTGCCATTTCTCCGCTACCTATAGTTTACTCCTCCACGCTGTAAGTATTTCTTCCCCCAAAACAACCAAGTAGTTATTCATTTTTGACTCTATCACTCAAGTATTCTGTTCGGTAAACTCACGGGTCAAGTGTTGACTGTAACTTTACAGGAAACAGATTATCAAAACCATGCTCAGGAAGAGTCCCGAACATAGACCCACTGTAAGTTGAGTCACATTGTCTCAAAATGATCAAATTATTGTAGTGATTCATTCCAATATCCCTATATCATGAATTCTAGGCTGCAGAATTATTAAGACATCCCCATTTGCAACCTTACCTCCTGCGGTGTCACAACCCACCACCTGTCTTTGTTCCTGTGAAGTCTCCGACTAACACCAAAGAGAAAGCTACAAAATCCTCGCCCAGAAAATCTAGTGGTGGTAAAAGTAGCGGGGACCGAGTGGTTAAAGTAAAAGAGAGGGGCCGAGTCCTGCCATTTGATGAGCATACTGATCTGCAGCCCAGAAATGTGCTGGAGACTAAAAAGCCAGTTAAGGAAAAACTTGAGACTAAGCGAGTTGATCCAACTAGCTATTCTGCAAAGATCTCCAATGATATGGATGATTCAAAAAGTGGGGACACAACTTGCGAAACCATTGTTTGCAATGGTGATTATCAGGAGAATTCCGACTCTTCATCACATAAAGAAAGCGTCAACACCGCAAACTCTTCTTGGTTACTATCAAATTCTCAGCCAGAAGAGCAAGAAAAGGCTGCTTCTGAGCATATTTTACAGTTTGATGAGGGCGAGACGGATTGTGTAAGAATTGAAGATTGGGAGACACTGGACAGTCAACATGTCAACGAGGAACCTGTAAATCGGTTAGAGGACCCTATTTTCGAAAGCGGCGGTAGATTGTCAGTATCCAGTGCAACCCATAGTGATAAAGCTGCATCTCTCGATAAAGAGGATATTTTCACAGAAGAGACTGCACCAGGATGTGTAGGAGATGCAGAGAGAAGCTCTCAGACAGACAAAATCGAAAATGCCGGTGCATGTGCAGGAGTTCCATTTGACAATGTAACAAGTGAGAGTAATGACACAAATCCTGCTAAGCCTGAGACAGAAATTAAAGCAGATACAATTGAGCGTTTAATGCAGCCCAAGAAAGAAAGCAATGATGTAAAGAGTAAGGTATTAGATGACATTTTATTGCTGAAGACACTAGCTGCAAATGGTAGCGATGAGAGCAAGAATGAATGGGAGAATCCGAGCCGACAAAGAGCTGATGCCTTGGAATCCCTGCTGGAGCTATGCGCACGGCTGCTTAAGCAAGACAAACTCGATGAGCTTACTGGTGTTCTGAAACCATTTGGTGAAGATGCAGTCTCATCCCGCGAAACAGCTATATGGTTGACAAAAAGCCTCATGAATGCACAAAAATTAGCTAAAGGATcctgatccttttttttttttttctgttttaatgaCAGTTGgagattttagattttttaagCTTCTAGTAAGTTGCTGTAAAAAGAGTGGTGCATTTGCTGAGTTGCTAACATAGACTGTTGTGTTTCTTGAAGAGTCTTGTTCCAACTTCGATGAAGTTCTTGAGGATTGCATTTGAAGACAACTTGTTTagcggattttttttttctgtttcttgtGGATGACTTTTTGGATTGAGGACCTTCAGCATTTTTGTCAATGAGCTTCACTTTCAAAACTACTATTGTACTTAAAAAGTTCATTGGTATGCAGTTTGTGTTGTTTTTTTGGGCTTCTAGACAAATTAAATTCTCATGGTATTGTTTATCATTGCTAAAAATGTTGCAACTCTGGTTCATTGATTTGTTATTCACACGGCACCTCTACTTCTATTGTAGTGATTGAACCGGTTTCCAGTTGCATCTTGGAAGTCCTTGCGACAGAAGGGAACGGCAAAAAATAAGATAAGATAAGATGTGAAGTTTGACCCGAAATTTATGACTAGAAGTGATTAGGGGGTTTTAATGGACAAAATTTTCTTCACCACTTATTGATTAATTGTGGACTTTAATTTCCGGTTCTTACACGGCTCAATTAGTCCATTTTCAACATAAAATCATCAAGTCTATAGTCTTGGCATTTCTGGTATTGTTGAAAGCGACAAGCACTTGTATGAAGTTCCATTTATCTGTTCGCTTGTTTTTTCTTTGAGAAGATGTTACTTGAAAAGTCAGACAAACATTCAAGATTGAGTTATTTTGGTAATCAATTCTTAATTTGACTCCAACAATCTTTTTAACTTTATTAACCAATTTCTCCTAGGTAAGTTGGCTATAAAAAACAATCTAAAATCTCTATTTGGATTGTTGGTCAAAGGTTCAAATCTCGCACCTTACAATTAAAAATCTCTATTTAGATTGTAGGTCAAGAGTTGTCGGTCATGAGTGTTATTTGAAAAATCAATAACACATTATTTGACAAATATTCAAGATTGAGCTATTTTGGTGATCGATTCTTAATTTGACTCCAACAATCTTTTGAACTTTATGAACCAACTTGTCCTAGATAAGTTGGCTATAAAAAACAGTCTAAAATCTCTATTTCGATTGTAGGTCAGGgattcaaaccacttcaccatgAAGTTAAAACAAAATGTAAAGAGTGTACCAAAGCATTCCTTTGCTCTAGATAAACATTTCTTCGTTCTAATTCCTTAGACAACCCAGTTGGATTCCCTCTTCCCTCCTAGTATAGCTGTTGTTGATTGACTAAAAATAAACATTTCTTCGCTCTAACCCCTTAGACCACCCAGTTGGATTCTCCCTAGCTTTCCTTTGATCTGCATAAACATTTCTTCCTTCTAACTCTTTACATAACCCAATTGGATTTCCCTTCCTCTGATAATATTAGGTATTGTTGATTGActgaaaaaaggcaaaaaaatgcataaaaagtgaaacaaaaaaaaaagcaataaaaATTGTATACATTAAGGAAGCCCAATAAGATCAATGGTATGCCACCAGGGAAGAAAATCAGTAGAAGCCCAAAAGGAACTTGCAAAGAGCCTGCAAATAGATACAAGATCTCGGCCCAATTGGGGGAGAAACAACCTTCACAGCAAAGCCATTTTACTTAGTTATACAGTGTGGAAGAAGCTTTACATACCAACTACTATTGGAGTAATTGGTCACCACATGTTTTCGTGGGGTCGGAGTTCAAAGATTCAGATCTTGTCTTCCATCACATCACATTGCTAGTAAGCTTTACAACAATTAGGACTCTAGAAAAGGCCCAAGGAGGTGGGAGACACGCTGTAAACATTTTGTTAGGCCCTTGGAGTAAACGGACTAGGGCTAGATACACGCTAGGTGTTTTTTGTGCATGATTTGGTGTATATCATATAACTATTTTGaacatttaaattttatttatatacaTGATACTATAATACATCAGCTTAATGTATAAAATAATTTGGTATACAAATAATGTACACAAAATTTTGGATGAAGTACTTGCTTCAATCCCACATGAAATACTATCTTACTTGAGTTGATATAACACAATAATGACTCTCAATTGCACAATAATGTTCGTACATTTATTAAAAGAGGTAACCTAGACATTATAGGACAACAATATGAAAAAACATAATAAAATTTGTTACTCCTTAAAAATTGTTCCCAATAATTAGTCATATCTATGGTGCAATTACTTTGACAATTACAAAAAGTCTTATACCAAGAATTGGAATTGTTTAAAAAATCCAGGCGGGTGGGTAGTGCACCCGTCTAGTCCGGTGATGGTTCAGTCCTCTCCGAATTATCCCAAGATCTCTTTAGACCCTCCCCCTCCCCATAGTGTAGGAAGCTATcgtatcgacaaaaaaaaaaaagaattggaaTTGCTTTGAAATCTTAAATGTAACATCCAAGCCGGTCACCTAATTAGCATTGCCTAAGTGTGGCATTCACTATTTAGCATCTAATTGTTACAGAGTGTCAcagattaaaaaataaataaatatgatAAGACCTCttttttctattattatttactcgtctctgtttttgtttttggtttaaTAATCCCAAATAGTCAGGTCAATTAGGGAAATGATCAAATGGTCTCCGCTTTGTGAATGAACCGAAATAGTAGTGACCGGTTAACGTcaagaaaccctattttgaTCTGTTGTGACGCAGACTAAGAAACCTCCGAACCCAATCTGGATGTGCTTCTCAAATTCGACGGCTAAGATTACATCTACAAAGACCAAACCAGCTGGCTGACTCCGAGGTCCTACCAACCTAGTATTTTCGTCAAATGCAATGTCAAGTATcaagaattttcagtttttcatTTTCACCCCCAATTGCCATAAAAGTTAAAGAGTCCTTTAGATtgtatttttgtaaaaaaaaataatattgtaatattttttaagatgtgatgtatatgaataaacgggtgattgaaaaatatttttaaaaattttaaatattattttgcACAAAACTAGCAATCCAACAGCTTGCAactcgttaaaaaaaaaaaagaaggaaaaaaaaatgctccCAAGCCCCATATAGATGAAATTTTCTATCATCAGACACCACGTCAGAGCTAAGAAGAAGTAATAGAATAAGAGTAACACACCTAGCATTTCCCAAAATTTCCAAACAAGTGTTTAGAAACCAGAACTAATTAGGAGGCTaccaaaataattaattaaattctaACTAGTCACTAATAATGAACTTCTGGTACTTGACATGTACCATGCAGCTTGTGTGTGATATTTCTTTTGCCAAATGAAATGAGCCATTTTGGTGACATGTCCccctccatttttcttgatccCACCACATAACttgaagaaaaaggcaagaaacaAGTACACTTAATTACTGAttcatgtttgtacttgacaaactacattaattattaattaatacGTGAACCCCCCAAAACAGGCCCCTATAAATTCAGACTATTCCTCAATGCTTCCTTGCACCATACAAATCAAAACGATACTGCCTCTCTCGATTCTTGATCCttgattttttctcttttttttttttggtttttttgggTTCAGTACTGGATTAACTTACCTTCTTCAAGGCCTCCAATCCAAACAACGTATTCTACCCCATAAAAAATGGCACATTTTGGTGCCTCTCCAACCTGTGTCATGATTGGAATACTTTTCTTATCACTAACTGCGGCAGCCCAAGAAGTCGCATCTGCACCTAAGCCTGCCATGGACGCAGGAAACGGGGACTCAGTCACGTTTTCAGCAGCAGTTTTTTGTCCCCTATTGATGGTGTCCTTGTTTGGCGCTCTGTTTCATTGATTTGTAGGGATTTCTGTGAAGCAAGAAACGTTTTCATACCACGTACTTGGACCTGGTTGAGGCCTTGATCTTATACTATATTGCTGTTCTGGGCTGTTGTTCAGGATTTCTGCTACTATTCTTGCGCTGTAATAATAGAGGAATATATGAGTTGATATTTGGCTTGCGATTTTCTACTATGGATTACAATAACTGATTACACCCATGTATTCATCTTCTGGAATACAATCCTTTCATTGCTTTCTTTATATTGATGGCTGAGTCTAGTCCGGTCCCATATCATTGAAAACTTCTATTCTTAGCTTTGGAACAAGTTTACATGTTCAGCTATCGTATGcactttgatattttttttttccaccttTCCTAGTGTaaattctttttccattttttttccaaataagcaaaaataatagatctgagtgtgtttggatatgtcatcagttgaaaaaaaaaatgtgtgctTATATCACAAACACGATCTATGATCGCCTTTCTGTTTTACATACGTCACGTCACAGAAAGtgttaaatttcattttttattggggttttttttttttttggccatttaGCTAACCATAATGTAggagaaggaagatgaattttaTGGTTGGACAATTTATTGCATACTCATTGAAAGTTGGATTCAAAACTTTTGGAATCAACAGCACTTCCAAGGAGCGTGCAAAAAAATTGTCCAATCAGGTACCTAATTTATGCATTAGTATACTAAGCCAAACACCAACATTCCAAAGCCAATTATTAAATATGGGCCCTAAAATTAACTTCATCAATAAAAGAGAGGAAAATAGAATATAATTATAAAGTGAGACATCTTCCTCTTTatcttttatcatttgattcGCTCAGTCGTATTTTATATGTTTATCTTTTATCACTTGATTCGCTTAGTCGTAATTTATATGTTTTTCGTGATTTGTATAATGATCATAGTTAATAATAATCGCTTGGGTTGTAAAAATTTCTTGACGGAGGATTGCAACTTTCATGGTACCAAAGCCCAAACGCAAAATGAAGTTTTCATGTCTTTCCCAAACAGACCAGCAATGGGCATGGACTAGACGAAGACCACAGACTGATATAGCTTAAGTTGTTTACTTTAACACCCAATTCGTTTTCTTTATTGGGCCTAGTGGtttattaattagaaaaaggaaacaaaaaagaccAATCTTGGTTTATAATCACAACTAAATTAAGTGAACAATACTAAATCGAAAAAACACAAAATTTGTACCGCTTACCATGAAAAACTCAGAATTCATTGATTCTCATCCACTGATAAAACTCAAGTAAATGCAGCGTAGGTAAAATTGCTCGTCAATCCACGTAAAATTTGTTTTAAAATATaacgtgattttttttttttttaaactcttaGGCCCCATTTGGAGCGCTGGAAAATTGAgacgttttccgtgatcacattttcctatcacctttttttctcacatacatcaaatcgctacagtaatttttttataaaaaaatcaagaaaatacaatccaaatggGGCCTTAATTTACAGTCAGACGCCAACTTCTCTAAAGCGAGCTGGTTATTTCCACGTGGTAGTAATTAAATGCGTAATTGGTGATGTAAAGTACTCAAGAAGGAAAGTAGTACTAGATCACTAGTATGAGGTCAAGGTCATGGTCAAGAACCTTGttatcatttggtatgaagCAGACTAAGAAACCTCCGTACCCCACGGATTTCTCATAATCAACGGCTATAGTTGCCAGCCGCGGTAAGCAACCAGCTGGCTGACCCTGAGTTCCTACctccattattattatttttttttaaaggaaaagctCCTACCTTCCTTGATTGAAGCAATTAAAGATCCCCGCTTCATTGAAATGTCAACCATTCGCATAGCCAACTACAAATGTTGGACCACGCAACATTCGGATGAAATTATTGTACACTTATTCGATTGTAATACTCTTTGTGTAGTATAGTGTACATCTATATAATTTTATTGGTCCCTTCGAGGACATCCgatatataattttattgtgCTTATAAATTTTATTCATGTATTCTGACTTAGAACatgtttggattgttatttttgaaatttttattaaaaaaaaatattgtaaccatttgatgtatataaagtaaaaagatgattaaaaaaatatgttaatgaaaaatataaaaaattataatccaaacaaggccttaatATATAAATACCGTTGCGCCTCATGTATACcaaattgttaaaaacactTATATAATTGTCAAAATTTAGACAAGTTAAAATCGGAAAATTAATTAAACGCAAttgaaaattaattaattttacttTTTCGAACACGTAACACATGAGTTTCACTTAACCAGTGACTACAGCTGCTGTGCTGCGTATTTCTTCTTgcaactccttttttttttttaaattttataaattctGTTGCAGGCATAACTCATAAGTAAAGATGCTCGACAAATTCCATTTTTGTCTTCGAATCGGGAGTTACCATCAATAAGTATTCTATTTTTCACACAGAATGCCAAATGGATGCAAAAATGCACAGAgagaaataaacaaaatgaCAAATGTAAAGAGTGAATGGATAGATTTGAATCTCCCTGTCTAATTTGGGTGCGTCGCAGGGGGTCGTCGCAGGGCGTATCACTCAGTTTGGTGTGTCAACTCGGATTCTAAGTGACTCGGGTCGGAGTATGTTTCGAgtcatttaaataaaaaaaaaaaaaagaagaatgaacAGATATCCGAGTAGGTCGCCCGGCCCATCGATAAGGTCTTAATCAACATTTTCGTTCTGTTTTCCTGAGGGGATACGTCAAGATGTCGACTCTCTATCCGTCTACACGGGTGGTTCTTGATTATGAATGTGACAAGTGGAAGATAGCAGAGCTACCAATTGACTGCGCTTGTCCCATTTAGTTGCCTACATGATTTCCATAGAAAAACTGCATCTTCTTCAGTTTTAATTTCACCAAAGTCCTCAAAAACGGCTGGCTGGCTGCAATAATATCCTAACCAACACCTTGTTTGGTGGAAATTGGAATGTTAGCCCTACTTCTCTCTGTTCTTTTGTTCAAGGGTGCATCAAATAGTACCCTCGTTTAAATTAAACTAACATGCAAGTCTTTTACAATCATTTGAGCAAGTTTTTACTTTGCATAAAGAATTGACCTGCTTTTTGAGTCAATTCCCCGTCTTGTCGCATTAAGTTGGTTTACATCTTTTTCAAGTGAagaaaaacattttaaagtattttATTGCTCCAAGTCTTCAAAACCGGCTGGCAGAAATGGATGCCTCAACTTCATAGCTTtgtcttctttcttgactaCTTTTCTTCTTGTCCTTGCACTATATGAGGAATGAAGTAGGAGAGAGTTAACTTGTCTAAAAGATTGTGGAACCACTTGTCGAACTTGTTTCATACGACAAAATTTTCATATGAAGATGTAGTGATACTTTGCTTTGTCTTCGGCATTTGGAAATTTACTTGTGCCTATAATAATCAACACGACACTTGGTTGTTGTGCTTCACCAAAGCTTTACTCATCTAAACTAATTCCACCGGTGACATTTGGAGGGTTTTTAATCATCTTCAATGCAGAAAAACTTTAAAGTCACgtttgaatattttttataagTACCGATGAATTGAATTGGTCTGAGCTGTGAATGAGTATCTAATTTGTGCTTGCAAAAACACAAAAGAGGAGAAAAGTTTCATGCCAATGTACGTTAGCTCAATTGATATGAAAAGAAAAGTCATATCCTTTAACGAAGGTCAAGTATTTGAACTAAAGTTACTTCTTAAAGATTGCATCCACATACAtgatataacatgtaaacactTTCATGGGCTACCCATGATCCTAAAAGCTGCTGAAAGAAAGGAACTCTTCCGCTTTGAAAAAACTCTCGTAATTTCTCTTTTCGATTATAATTGATGTAATcaagtttaaataataaaataaactataattttggatCCTCAGTTGCACATTTTCATATTACATTATATTACGCAACTTCTTAAACTAATAAGTGTTATATTAATTGAGATATTTTAAAACTTGAATTCTTATCCATTATTGTACGGGACGCATGGCATTTAGGATCCTATGTTACACATTTTCATGTTACATTATGTTACGCAACATCTTCCATGTTACCCgactttttaaattaaaaattattcaTTATTGCAAGAGATACGTGGCAATCAGATAGATAGTGTAATAGGAAAAGTGCGTTgcttggattgtgatttttttgtaaaaatttttttacgttttttataaatatatttttaatcactttttaccttatatatgcataaaattgttataaaaatttctaaaaatagcaATACAAATGAGAACGTAAGTATTACAGACCATCAAAATGTATGTTTGCTTGTTTGTTTGTCTTGGAGCGTTCAGCAGACACGTGAAGTGTCCCAAGAAGAAGTAGTGGTTTTTGTGATATGGGGCAGCGATGAAGATACGCAAGGAGGCCAGCTTCCATAGTCCATACAACGCCGTCACCGACAAATGCAACAAACAATAATCGGTTCCCCCGTTTTCACATTAGAATTTTGAGCTGTCTGTTCGGCGACCCCATTAATCTTCTGTGGCCAGCATGCAATAGCCCAAAAGCCGAAGCCAGTAATTGACAATTTCGCCCCCAAGACTCCCCCTATAAATACACCACTcttctaccatcataatcccTCACAAAAGTCACCCACAACATAATACTACCAGTAATCTGTGAGCTCTAAAATCCTGCTTCCAAGATGGCCCAAGTTAGCATTGCCAAGACATTTTTGGTGGCCATGGTTTTGGCAATATTCTCCACAGCCTCAGCCCAAGAGTCTTTGTCACCGGCACCGGCGCCTAACACCGGAGCAGCCTTCTCCTTGCCGGTTGCAACCACCATGGTCGTTGCCTCCATCGTTCTCTCCCTTTCTGCTGCTCTCTTGAGGCActgaacttttctttttctttttcttttttttattgtggGTGTGGGTTGGGGGGAGGAGTTTTGCTGTTATATAGTTAGCGGGGCATTACAGGATTTATTTGTATCACttgtggttgtagtgatgagtTCCATTCTTTTGGCCCTTTGTcagctttaataaataaaggaGTTCTTATATAGCTTTTTTGTGTGCTAGTTTGTGTGATGATTTGCTTGAATTGGGATTATGAATATGGTTAGTGTTGTACTTCAATGAACCGAAAAGAAAATACAGCTAATATGACATTCTAATGCTGTGAAATTTCATCTCGTgtctttatttttttgtcatacttttaaTCGACTCACAGACCATGAAATCAGAACCTtctacttcaaaaaaaaaaaagggaaaaagcatCAAAAAGCGAAACGAAGTTGTAGTGGGAATGTTTTAAGTGTCACTTTTTGCCTGCGCCTCCAAGTTTTAGTGGTCTCTGCTCGCTGTCAAAAAGATcaatttgatgtatagtttgtTGGTAATGCATCAATCAATCAAGAAATGTTCTTCCTGTTTTTCCTGTAGCAAATAATgaaaagcctttttttttttttttagctgcATATGTAAACCCCATAATCCTCGCATATCACACCAACAGAGTATTTGGAGCCcacttttccattttcctttaCACACACATATAATTCTAACTTCTTCAAAAATTAGGCTCCACCACAATATGTTAGCAAGATACAGTATATAATAAAGATGCAAAAGCTGAACCAAATGACGTTAACATCC
Protein-coding sequences here:
- the LOC113696944 gene encoding serine/threonine-protein kinase Nek6, which translates into the protein MEAENGDGQSRLEEYEVMEQIGRGAFGAAFLVLHKIEKKKYVLKKIRLEKQTEKFKNTAHQEMNLIAKLNHPYIVEYKDAWVDKGCFICIVTNYCEGGDMAEIIRRARGALFPEEKLCKWLTQLLLALDYLHSNRVLHRDLKLSNIFLTKENNIRLGDFGLAKLLDEEGLASSVVGTPNYMCPELLTDIPYGYKSDIWSLGCCMFEIAAHQAAFRAPDMTGLINKINRSAISPLPIVYSSTLKQIIKTMLRKSPEHRPTAAELLRHPHLQPYLLRCHNPPPVFVPVKSPTNTKEKATKSSPRKSSGGKSSGDRVVKVKERGRVLPFDEHTDLQPRNVLETKKPVKEKLETKRVDPTSYSAKISNDMDDSKSGDTTCETIVCNGDYQENSDSSSHKESVNTANSSWLLSNSQPEEQEKAASEHILQFDEGETDCVRIEDWETLDSQHVNEEPVNRLEDPIFESGGRLSVSSATHSDKAASLDKEDIFTEETAPGCVGDAERSSQTDKIENAGACAGVPFDNVTSESNDTNPAKPETEIKADTIERLMQPKKESNDVKSKVLDDILLLKTLAANGSDESKNEWENPSRQRADALESLLELCARLLKQDKLDELTGVLKPFGEDAVSSRETAIWLTKSLMNAQKLAKGS